A section of the Humulus lupulus chromosome 2, drHumLupu1.1, whole genome shotgun sequence genome encodes:
- the LOC133815991 gene encoding uncharacterized protein LOC133815991, translated as MRYFPLTPRLMRKYASRHIAQHMRWHHEQRIKEDGVLRHPADGKAWKDFDRNNPTFAMEPRNVRLGLAADGFNPFGNMSLSYSMWPVVLTTYNLPPWLCMRETNFMLSLLILGPHSPGKDFDVFLRPLIDELKELWVTGVQTRDAVDGSFFTLRAALMWTINDYPARSSLSGWTAQAPPSKRGRHKGLNTREKREQLGRPLPL; from the exons atgcgttattttcctttaacccctaggttaatgcgaaaatatgcatcgaggcacattgctcaacatatgagatggcatcacgagcaacgtataaaagaagatggtgtattgcgtcatcctgctgatgggaaagcttggaaggactttgaccgaaataatccaacatttgcaatggaacccaggaatgtgcggcttggattggctgcagatggattcaatccctttggtaatatgagtctgtcttatagtatgtggccagtagtgttgacgacatataacttgccaccatggttgtgcatgagagaaactaatttcatgttgagtttattaattctgggacctcattcgccaggaaaagattttgatgttttcttaagaccattgattgatgagttaaaagaattatgggtgactggtgtacagactcgagatgcagtcgatggcagtttcttcactcttcgggcagctttgatgtggactataaacgattacccagcaaggagtagcctttctggatggactgctcaag cgcctccaagtaaacgtggacgccataagggattgaacacgcgggaaaagagggaacagttggggcgtcctctccctctctag